A part of Onthophagus taurus isolate NC chromosome 7, IU_Otau_3.0, whole genome shotgun sequence genomic DNA contains:
- the LOC111424529 gene encoding inositol hexakisphosphate and diphosphoinositol-pentakisphosphate kinase isoform X6 yields MSYTQLEHGYQGLRKAAGGRSTQFYVGGGDLECDSSDNSLGPPDMEETGKQVLVGVCAMAKKSQSKPMKEILTRLQEFEYIKVIVFPEEKPVEEWPSCDCLISFHSKGFPLEKAVQYARLHNPYVINNLHMQYDIQDRRKVYSILESEGIEIPRYAVLDRDSPDPKHHELVESEDHVEVNGVVFNKPFVEKPVSAEDHNIYIYYPTSAGGGSQRLFRKIGSRSSVYSPESRVRKTGSFIYEDFMPTDGTDVKVYTVGPDYAHAEARKSPALDGKVERDRDGKEIRYPVILSNAEKLISRKVCLAFKQAVCGFDLLRANGKSFVCDVNGFSFVKNSNKYYDDCAKILGNMILRELAPTLHIPWSVPFQLDDPPIVPTTFGKMMELRCVVAVIRHGDRTPKQKMKVEVRHQKFFEIFEKYDGYKHGHVKLKRPKQLQEILDIARSLLAEIQQHEADPEIEEKQGKLEQLKSVLEMYGHFSGINRKVQMKYQPKGRPRGSSSDDGKASASSSSSVSVDKPAEPSLVLILKWGGELTPAGRIQAEELGKIFRCMYPGGQGRHLAGEYAGAQGLGLLRLHSTFRHDLKIYASDEGRVQMTAAAFAKGLLALEGELTPILVQMVKSANTNGLLDNDCDSSKYQNMCKSRLHELMQLDREFSQEDKEKVNPGNSRSINDALEFVKNPVKCCKRVHDLIKSLMEIVRQKKEDPKTKDAVLYHAETWELMGRRWGKIEKDFFTKNKIYDISKIPDIYDCIKYDLQHNQHTLQFEQAEELYINAKYLADIVIPQEYGLTVQEKLTIGQGICTPLLKKIKADLQRNIEESEENVNRLNPVYSHGVSSPGRHVRTRLYFTSESHIHSLITVLRHGGLLDVKKDEQWRRAMEYISMVSELNYMSQIVIMLYEDPTKDPSSEERFHIELHFSPGVNCCVQKNLPPGPGFRPHSRNESVASKNNSSTNTSDTATPDDPKSHCSPRIEEEAESTPEEDNKSDFLRPLHSEPSTSASLISSDVLDHHNQYYKHKTSDPIPIGNSHTVCGHEAMHLAQRLHEELEHQTQRGGRAASPDPEPRSRSYDSKQNKGKEQLHQFQSLDAVNSQQEDDNSPNNDNDPITPTNVPTSPPIYIPRSELTMTRFKLTQLSPISGSFDHVGEHGVEDDSPFRGRSLKNSPLVSKHGSFDDDNDCSNLVVSSKGGNEKMNSTNELPLTELNLKLFTSEQSQYRGVKMSTNELPLSDIHFKRSFDIPDDTSLEVNWESENSEVGSTKENKEIEYHESRNDREFCDFHDLEFRPQHRSYSDPNILETEKMHKYYLIEKYNQFFDDEKQLLSVTEPPPIPFSSFDCIPHDLLPLTSSYYFARTPSTLLSFFSAPPKTTARSLSHPTTSRSLTGPSVSDSDSGGGGCSASGGGAAATATNAKRHRHSIAGQMSYFKMLGFGLGGGPAAFKKLAGGANQNSTLFSTAVITGSSSAPNLRDMIPSTASATGIEGFGGVPPIRPLETLHNALSLKQLDNFLEKMTTAPLYKTPSSTPPKYPSTPLPTPTNSIIAGCPGSGHPPLRLQSPSSSWSGPPSFISSSSGPSSPGISDIYSNSKESSEMSSSVISGDGLNVNSISHMFPTAPGLDQDLENVGILLENAQKDDGNEKGLEFVEYFTNIQVRQDESGDVTPVSGGSEIEFNTNDATAGSTADCDVTVTEEIESSLVLNEDEDFDLTKSVYSPTSSSTDVFSPILSSPQDNKILVITERRQSDSKYPLKPGSDKWAHSKEKFLANSNSQKLENLNYKSQGGMILVKESFIEPPKINRISRSFHGQTNSVFLDVGATSPRRASDSNNDLKKSPRRNSNIEKSNSGVKQLLTQKSLSENKNVRFVTTKVDEAEHAASVGIHSEGANNTK; encoded by the exons ATGTCATATACTCAACTGGAACACGGTTATCAAGGACTTCGCAAGGCTGCTGGTGGTAGATCTACGCAGTTCTATGTAGGAGGT gGTGATTTAGAATGCGATTCGAGCGACAACAGTTTAGGTCCTCCGGATATGGAGGAAACGGGAAAGCAAGTATTGGTCGGGGTATGCGCGATGGCGAAGAAATCCCAAAGCAAACCGATGAAAGAGATCTTGACGCGACTACAAGAATTTGAATACATAAAAGTGATCGTGTTTCCCGAAGAG AAGCCGGTTGAAGAATGGCCAAGTTGCGACTGCCTGATATCGTTCCATTCGAAAGGATTCCCATTGGAGAAAGCCGTCCAGTATGCGAGACTTCACAACCCCTACGTGATAAACAATTTACATATGCAGTACGATATACAGGATCGCAGAAAAGTTTATTCGATATTGGAATCTGAAGGCATCGAAATTCCTAGATATGCCGTTTTAGATCGTGACAGTCCAGATCCGAaac aTCATGAGTTGGTTGAATCTGAGGATCACGTTGAAGTGAATGGAGtcgtttttaataaaccatTTGTTGAAAAACCTGTTTCTGCTGAAGAtcataacatttatatttattacccAACTTCCGCTGGAGGTGGGAGTCAACGATTATTTAGAAag attGGCAGTAGAAGCAGTGTTTATTCGCCAGAGTCCAGAGTACGAAAAACAGgaagttttatttatgaagattttATGCCCACAGATGGTACAGATGTTAAA GTTTATACAGTAGGTCCGGATTATGCACACGCAGAAGCAAGAAAATCACCAGCACTTGATGGTAAAGTAGAAAGAGACCGAGACGGCAAAGAAATTCGATACCCTGTGATATTGAGTAACGCGGAAAAACTGATATCCCGGAAAGTATGCTTGGCGTTCAAACAAGCGGTATGCGGTTTCGATTTGTTGAG AGCGAACGGGAAGTCATTTGTTTGCGATGTGAATGGATTCAGTTTTGTGAAAAACTCCAACAAGTACTACGACGATTGTGCAAAAATCTTGGGAAATATGATTTTGAGGGAACTCGCCCCTACTTTACATATACCTTGGTCTGTTCCATTTCAACTTGACGATCCGCCTATTGTACCAACAACATTCGGAAAAATGATGGAGTTACGGTGCGTTGTTGCCGTTATTAGACATGGAGATCGAACacctaaacaaaaaatgaaagttGAAGTTAGACATCAAAA attctttgaaatttttgaaaaatacgaCGGTTATAAACACGGACATGTTAAACTGAAACGTCCGAAACAATTACAAGAAATTTTGGATATAGCAAGATCTTTATTAGCTGAAATACAACAGCACGAAGCGGATCCGGAAATTGAAGAGAAACAAGGAAAATTAGAACAATTAAAGAGCGTTTTGGAGAT gtatGGTCATTTTTCTGGTATTAACAGAAAAGTCCAAATGAAATATCAACCAAAAGGTCGTCCAAGGGGGTCAAGTTCGGACGATGGTAAAGCTAGCGCTAGTAGCAGTAGCAGTGTGTCtg TAGATAAACCAGCTGAACCTTCGCTAGTCCTAATATTAAAATGGGGTGGGGAGCTGACGCCAGCAGGTCGAATCCAAGCTGAAGAACTGGGGAAAATATTTCGTTGCATGTATCCAGGCGGGCAAGGTAGACATCTGGCTG gtGAATATGCGGGTGCTCAAGGTTTAGGACTTTTACGGTTACATTCCACATTTCGACATGACCTGAAAATCTATGCTTCTGACGAAGGTCGAGTTCAAATGACAGCAGCCGCTTTTGCCAAAGGACTACTTGCTTTGGAAGGAGAATTAACCCCAATTTTAGTCCAAATGGTTAAGAGTGCCAATACTAATGGATTATTGGATAATGACTGTGATAGTagtaaatatcaaaatat gTGTAAATCTCGTTTACACGAGTTAATGCAATTAGATAGAGAATTTTCCCAAGAAGATAAAGAAAAGGTAAACCCCGGAAATTCACGAAGTATAAACGACGCATtagaatttgtaaaaaatccGGTAAAATGTTGCAAACGCGTCCATGATTTAATAAAGTCCCTTATGGAAATCGTCCGTCAGAAAAAAGAAGACCCCAAGACGAAAGATGCTGTTCTTTATCACGCGGAAACCTGGGAATTAATGGGTCGCCGTTGGggtaaaatcgaaaaagatttttttacgaaaaacaAGATTTATGATATTAGCAAGATACCGGATATTTATGATTGCATCAAATACGATTTGCAACATAATCAGCATACATTGCAATTCGAACAAGCGGAAGAGTTGTATATAAATGCAAAATATTTAGCAGACATTGTTATTCCTCAAGAATATGGATTGACGGTCCAGGAGAAATTAACAATTGGTCAAGGAATCTGTACtcctttattaaaaaaaatcaaagcaGATTTACAACGAAATATCGAAGaatcagaagaaaatgttaatcgCTTGAATCCGGTTTATTCACATGGTGTTTCTAGCCCAGGAAGACATGTCAGGACAAGATTATACTTTACAAGTGAAAGTCATATCCATTCTTTAATTACAGTTTTAAGACATGGCGGCCTTTTAGAT gtTAAAAAGGATGAACAATGGCGAAGAGCCATGGAATACATATCAATGGTTTCAGAACTAAATTATATGTCCCAAATTGTTATAATGTTATATGAAGATCCAACGAAAGATCCTTCAAGCGAAGAACGTTTTCACATCGAATTACATTTTAGTCCTGGAGTTAATTGTTGTGTTCAGAAAAATTTACCACCCGGGCCTGGGTTTAGACCACattcaagaaatgaatcaGTTGCAAgcaaaaataat agCTCCACAAATACATCAGATACAGCAACACCTGACGATCCAAAAAGTCATTGTTCGCCAAGAATTGAAGAGGAAGCGGAGTCGACCCCGGAAGAAGATAACAAAAGTGATTTTCTTCGTCCTTTACATTCGGAACCATCAACTAGTGCGAGTTTGATCTCGTCAGACGTTTTGGATCATCACAATCAGTATTACAAGCATAAAACGAGTGATCCAATACCAATTGG taattcTCATACAGTTTGTGGTCATGAGGCGATGCATTTGGCGCAACGCCTCCATGAAGAACTCGAACATCAAACTCAAAGGGGCGGTAGAGCCGCAAGTCCGGATCCAGAACCTCGATCTAGGAGTTATGATAGTAAACAAAACAAAGGAAAAG AACAACTTCACCAGTTCCAAAGTTTGGATGCTGTGAACAGTCAACAAG AAGATGACAACTCCCCAAACAACGACAACGACCCCATAACACCAACAAACGTTCCTACATCACCACCGATTTACATCCCGCGGTCCGAATTGACAATGActcgatttaaattaactcaattGAGTCCAATTTCTGGTTCTTTTGATCACGTTGGTGAACACGGTGTTGAGGATGATAGCCCGTTTCGGGGGCgatcattaaaaaatagtcCATTAGTATCAAAACATGGTTCATTCGACGACGATAACGACTGTAGTAATTTAGTTGTAAGTTCTAAAGGtggaaatgaaaaaatgaatTCAACTAATGAGTTGCCATTAACTGAATTGAACTTGAAACTCTTTACTTCGGAACAAAGTCAATATCGTGGGGtcaaaatgagtacaaacgaGTTACCTTTATCTGATATTCATTTCAAAAGAAGTTTTGATATTCCTGATGATACATCGTTGGAAGTTAATTGGGAAAGTGAAAATTCAGAGGTTGGATCtactaaagaaaataaagaaattgaatacCATGAGAGTCGTAATGATAGGgaattttgtgattttcatgATTTGGAGTTTAGACCTCAACACCGTTCGTATTCAGATCCGAACATATTAGAAACGGAaaagatgcataaatattatttaattgagaaatataatcaattttttgacgaTGAAAAACAGTTATTGTCGGTTACGGAACCACCTCCGATACCTTTTAGTAGTTTCGATTGTATCCCTCATGACCTCCTCCCTTTAACTTCCTCGTATTATTTCGCGCGCACTCCCTCGACGCTCCTATCGTTCTTCTCCGCCCCGCCGAAGACGACCGCAAGGTCGCTCTCGCACCCGACCACCTCCCGAAGCTTAACCGGTCCGAGCGTGTCCGATTCAGATTCCGGCGGCGGTGGCTGTTCGGCGTCGGGCGGAGGAGCCGCAGCGACAGCGACCAACGCGAAACGCCACCGACACAGCATTGCCGGACAGATGAGCTATTTCAAGATGCTAGGGTTCGGATTGGGCGGGGGTCCCGCGGCTTTTAAGAAATTAGCAGGAGGTGCCAACCAGAATTCAACATTGTTTTCAACGGCTGTTATTACCGGTAGTTCCAGTGCACCAAATTTAAGGGATATGATTCCAAGTACAGCTAGTGCAACCG gtaTTGAAGGTTTTGGTGGTGTACCACCAATTCGTCCATTAGAAACCCTCCACAACGCTCTATCATTAAAACAACTCGataatttcttagaaaaaatgaCAACAGCGCCCTTATACAAAACACCGTCTTCAACACCGCCCAAATACCCTTCAACACCTTTGCCAACTCCGACAAATTCGATAATAGCCGGTTGTCCAGGTTCGGGACATCCACCTCTTCGTTTACAGTCACCATCAAGTA GTTGGAGTGGTCCTCCTAGTTTTATATCAAGCAGCAGTGGTCCTTCTTCGCCGGGAATTTCCGATATTTACTCAAATTCAAAGGAAAGCAGCGAGATGTCTTCTAGTGTGATCAGCGGCGATGG gcTCAACGTCAATAGTATCTCACATATGTTTCCAACTGCTCCTGGTTTAGATCaagatttagaaaatgttGGAATTTTACTTGAAAATGCACAAAAAGATGATGGAAACGAAAAAGGATTAGAGTTTGTTGAATATTTTACAAACATTCAAGTCCGACAAG atgaaAGTGGCGATGTAACACCAGTTTCGGGGGGTTCTGAAATAGAATTCAATACAAACGATGCAACAGCAGGTTCAACCGCAGATTGTGACGTAACTGTAACAGAAGAAATTGAATCATCCTTGGTATTAAACGAGGATGAAGATTTTGACTTAACAAAATCCGTTTATAGCCCAACATCGTCATCAACCGACGTTTTTTCGCCAATTCTTTCTAGTCCACAAGATAACAAAATCTTAGTGATTACAGAAAGACGCCAATCCGATAGTAAATATCCATTAAAACCTGGTTCTGATAAATGGGcacatagtaaagaaaaatttctAGCTAATTCAAATAGTCAAAAACTTGAAAATCTAAATTATAAAAGTCAAGGAGGTATGATTTTGGTAAAAGAATCTTTTATAGAACCGcctaaaattaatagaatATCAAGAAGTTTTCATGGTCAGACGAATTCGGTGTTTTTAGATGTTGGTGCGACATCGCCACGTCGAGCTAGTGATAGTAAtaatgatttgaaaaaatcaccGAGACGAAATAGTAACATTGAAAAATCGAATAGCGGTGTGAAACAACTTCTTACGCAAAAATCTTTGTCTGAAAACAAAAACGTTAGATTCGTAACTACTAAAGTTGACGAAGCAGAACATGCCGCAAGCGTCGGTATACACTCTGAAGGTGCAAACAACACAAAGTGA